CTGGGCGTGTAGCCGAAGGCGGTGATGGCGGCGATGGTGTTGGCCACGATGGCGGCGTCCTTGGGCGTATTGCCGGCCGGGCGGTCGCCAATGGGCGTCAGCTCAGCGCTGACCGCGCCGACCCGGGTGGAACGGGCGGCGTTCTCGGCGGTGACGGCGCCTTCAATCACCGCCTTGAACTGGGCTTCCAGCTTGGCGAGTTCGGCGGCGTCGGCCGAGCGCATGTCGAACTCGGTGAAGACCTTGGCGGGGATGGCGTTGACCGAGGTTCCCCCGCCGGTGACCGAGGCCGAATAGGTGACCTTGGGCTCGACAGGCGGCTGGATCGCGTAGAGGTCGGCGATGGCCTTGCCCATGGCCGCCATCGGATTGACGATCCCGAAAGCGCCGTAGCTGTGGCCGCCCGGTCCCTTGAAGGTGACCCGGTAGCGCTTCGAGCCGACGCCGACATGGGTGACGTGGGCCGGGTCGATCCCGTCGACCGAGAAGAAGGCCTTGGTCCGGTCCTTGTACTTCCCAGTGCCGAAGAAATAGCGGACCCCGCGCAGGTCGCCCGCGCCTTCCTCGCCCACCGTGCCGACGAACAGGATGTCGCTGCGGGTCTTGATCTTGGCGGCGTCCAGGGCGCGGATCCAGGCCAGCAGCACGGCCAGGCTGCGGGAGTCATCGGCGACCCCCGGGGCGTAGAGCTTGGTTCCCTCGCGGCGAACCTTCACGTTCGTGCCCTCCGGGAAGACGGTGTCCAGGTGGGCCGAGACCACCAGGACCGGCCCGGCCTTGGTCCCCTTGCGCAGGCCCAGGACATTGCCCTCGGGATCGATCTCCACGTCCTTCAGACCATGGGCCTCGAACATGGCGCGATAGGCCCTGGCCCGGTCGGCTTCCTTGAAGGGCGGCGCGGGGATTTCCGTCAGGGTGATGATGTCGGCGACCGTGCGGTCGTGGTCGGCTGCCAAGGTCGCGGCGGCCGTCTTGAAGGCCGTGCTCCCCACGATCCTGATCACGTCGTCCTTGGGGGCGGCGAGAGCGGGGCCGGCGACCAGGACGGAGAGGGCGGCGGAGAGGCAGATGCGGCGCATGGAAGATCCGGTCGTGGCTGCGAGTCGGCGCCATACTAGCGGCCCGACACGCCCCGCCTAGGCGCGGTTGGCGCCGGCCGTATGTTCCAGGGCCATGACGTCGGTGGCGTCCTCGGCGTCCATGATCTTCAGCAGCCGGGCGCGGGCGCGGTTGACCCGGCTCTTGATGGTGCCGAGCGCGCAACCGCAGATCTCCGCGGCCTCCTCGTAGGAGAGGCCCGCGGCGCCCACCAGCACCAGGGCCTCGCGGTGTTCGGGGGGCAGTTGGGCCAGGGCGTCCTGCAGGGCGTGCATGGCCACGCTCCAGTCCTGGGTCGGTGGGCTGCGTAGGGCGCCGGCATATTCCCCAGTCTCGTCGCGCACCTCGCGGCGGCGGCGGATCACCTGGGTGTAGTAGGTGTTGCGTAGGATCGTGAACAGCCAGGCCCGCAGGTTGGTGCCGGGTTCGAACTTCTCGCGATTGGTCCAGGCCTTGATCAGCGTATCCTGAACCAGGTCGTCGGCGTCCGAACCGTTGTGGCTCAGTGACCAGGCGAACGCCCGCAGCGCCGGGATCATGCCGACGACGTCATCACGCCAGTCGCTCTCTCCGCTCATGATGTCCTCGAAACGCCCCGGGCCATCGAGCGCGGCCAGGGGCCGACTTCTCGTGGCAGGTGAACGCGTCCGGACTCCATGTGTTCCGCGTGTTCCGCCTTGCGGATGGCCGACGAATACCCACGTTACCGGAACTCCCCAGGGGCGGCGGCGTTTGGCGACTCGGTCCGCCGCAGCCCTCCCTTCGACGCGGTGACAGGAGCAGTCCCATGGCGCCAACCGACGAGACTGCCGCCGCGCCTGCCCTCCATCGGGCCGCCCAGGCGGAGGCCGCCGCGCGCTACCGGCGGGTGCGCCAGGCCAGCCTGGCCATGACCGCGCATCTGTCGGCCGAGGACCAGCTGGCCCAGTCGATGCCCGACGCCAGCCCGACCAAGTGGCACCTGGCCCATACGACCTGGTTCTTCGAGACGTTCCTGCTGATCCCGAGGCTGGCCGGCTATCGACCGTTCAACCCCAGCTTCGCCTACCTGTTCAATTCGTATTACGAAGCGCTGGGGCCCCGTCAGCCGCGGCCGGAGCGGGGACTGCTGACCCGTCCGTCGCTGGACGAGGTCAAGGCCTATCGCGCCCATGTGGATGACGGCATGGCCCGCGTGCTGCGCCAGGACGCGTGCGCCGACCTGCTGGACCTGGGCCTGGCCCATGAAGAGCAGCATCAGGAGCTGATCCTGATGGACATCCTGCACCTGTTCGCCCAATCGCCGCTGAAACCGGCCTACGCCCCCGCTCCGGCCCTGCCGGTCGGCGCCGATCCCGGTCCCGCGCGGCCCGTCGATTTCGCCGGCGGCCTGGTGGAGATCGGCCACTCGGGCGCGGGTTTCGCTTTCGACAACGAGGGGCCGCGCCACAAGGTCTATCTGCAGCCCTATCGCCTGGCCGACCGGCTGGTGACGAACAGCGAGTGGCTGGCCTTCATGGCCGACGGCGGCTACGCGCGCCCCGAACTCTGGCTCTCGGAAGGTTGGGCGAAGGTCCAGGCCGAGGGCTGGACCGCGCCGCTCTATTGGGAGGAAGCGCAGTCCGGCTGGCGGGCCATGACCCTGCAGGGTCTGCGCGCCATCGCCCCGCACGCCCCGGTGACCCACATCAGTTTCTACGAGGCCGACGCCTACGCCACTTGGGCCGGGGCGCGCCTGCCCACAGAGGCGGAGTGGGAGCACGCCGCCCGCGATCTGCCGGCGTACGGCAACTTCCTGGGCAGCGGCCAGTTCGGCCCGGCCGCGACGCTCGCCGGGACGTCCGGCCTGCGGCAGATGTTCGGCGACGCCTGGGAGTGGACCCGCAGCGCCTATGCCCCCTATCCCGGATTCCATCCGGCCGACGGGGCGGTGGGCGAGTACAACGGCAAGTTCATGATCGGCCAGATCGTGCTGCGCGGCGGCAGCTGCGTGACGCCGCAGGGCCACGCGCGGGCCAGCTATCGCAACTTCTTCCAGCCGCAGCAGCGCTGGATGTTCTCAGGCCTGCGCCTGGCCTGGGACGCCGTGGTCAGGGTCGAGGAAGAAGGGAGCGCCTTCGCCGACGACGTGCGCCGGGGCCTGTCCAAGCGCCGCAAGGAACTGCCGGCCAAGTACTTCTACGACGCCGAGGGGTCGGCGCTGTTCGAGGCGATCACCGACCTGCCGGAGTACTATCCGACCCGCACCGAAATCGCCCTGCTGCGCGAGACGGCGGCGGACATGGCCGCCCACATTCCGGACGGCGCGGCCCTGGTGGAGTTCGGCAGCGGCGCCAGCACCAAGACACGCATCCTGCTCGACGCGGCCCCGCAGACCGGGGTCTATGTCCCCATCGACATCAGCCGCTCGGCCCTGGACGCCGCCGCCGAGGCCATCGGCCGCGCCTATCCGGGCCTGGAGGTGGCGCCGCTCGTGGACGACTTCACCACGGCGCTGGACCTGCCGGGCGAAGTGGGGGCTCGGCCGCGGGTCGGCTTCTTCCCAGGCTCGACCATCGGCAACTTCCGGCCGCAGGAGGTGGTCGCCTTCCTCACCGCGGCCAAGCATCTGCTGGGCGAAGGCGCGGGCTTCCTGGTGGGGATCGACCTGGTCAAGGAAGCCGCCACCCTGGTGGCCGCCTATGACGACGCCCAGGGAGTCACGGCCGCCTTCAACCTGAACCTGCTGGCGCGGATCAATCGGGAGCTGGAGGGGGACTTCGATCTCTCGGCCTTCGCACACCGCGCGGTGTGGAACGCGGAGGAGAGCCGGATGGAAATGCATCTGGTGAGCCTGCGAGACCAAAGCGTCCGCGCGGCTGGGGCCAGGTTCCACTTCAGGGCCGGCGAGACCATCCATACGGAGAACTCTTACAAGTTCACCGTGGACGGCTTCGAGAGGCTGGCGGAACAGGCGGGATGGAAGCTGGAGCGGCGCTGGGAAAGCCCCGCTCCGAGCTTCGCGGTGGTCCTGCTGAGAGCCTAGCTCTCCAGGCGATCGCCGCGCGTTCGTCCGCCCCCGCGCGACGATTCACCGCCCTTACGACCCGCCGAAGCCGCGAGGTCGCGGTCCTTGGCAAAACTACGTTTCTCACCCGGGACGCTGGCGCCGCCCTTGCGGGCGATCTCGCGTCGGCGTTCGGGATTCATAGCGGCGAACCCTCGGCGGGATTTCGGCTTGGCGTTCGGATCAAGGTCCATGAGCGACTCCTCTAATGCGTCGACCGTTGGGGGGGAGCGGCGACGCCACGACTTCCGTTACGGTCAAGCAAACTCGCCAGATGCGGCTGAGGTTGCGAGGAAAGTGCAGTCGTCGCCTGCGACCTATTCGCGCCTCAGCGCCTCGATGGGGTCGAGGCGCGCCGCTCGCCAGGACGGATAGGCTCCGAACACCAGGCCCACGATGCTGGAAAACCCTAGTGCAATAGGGCCCGCCCACGGGGGAATCGCCACTGGCCAGGAGCCCAGCCTGGCGACCGCGATGGCGCCCAGCACCCCGATCAGCAGGCCGATCAGGCCGCCTGCCAACGAAAGCGTGATCGCCTCGAGCGCGAATTGAATCAGGACCTGGGAGCGCTTCGCCCCGACCGCCATACGCAGGCCGATCTCCCGGGTCCGCTCGGTGACGGCCACCAGCATGATGTTCATGATCCCGACCCCGCCCACCACGAGCGACACCCCGGCCACCGCGGCCAGCAGGATGGTGAAGGTGGCCACGGCCGCCTGGGAGGCCTGGAGGATCGAGGCCATGTTCTGGGTCTGGAAGTCGTCGTCGTCGCCGGCCCGGATGCGATGCTGCTCGCGCAGCACGTTGACGACGTCCTCCTGCACCCGGTCCAGGCTGTCGGCGTCGACGGCCTTCACGTAGATGGTCTGGACGGTGTCGCCGCGGGCCCGGCGGCCGACGATGCGCGAGCGCACGGCCTCCAGCGGGCCCAGCAGGACGTCGTCCTGGTCCTGACCGAAGCTGGACTGGCCCTTGCTCTCCAGCACCCCAATCACTTCGAAGGGCACGCTGCGCACCCGCACCCGGCGGCCGACGGGGTCGAGATCGCCCCACAGCTCGCGGGCCACGGTCTGGCCGATCACCACCACCTTGCGGCCCTGGCGCGCCTCCCGCTCGTCGAACATGCGGCCCGAGGCGATGGCGAGGTCACGGGCGACAAGATAGTCCGGGGTCACGCCCTCGATGCGGCTGTTCCAGTTGGCGCCGTCGGCGGTGAGCTGGGCCTGGCCGCGCACCACGGGGGCGACGGCTGCGACGTTCTCCACTTGCTTGGCGATGGCTTCGGCGTCGGCGTCCTTCAGGGACTGACCCGAACCGGCGGCCCCCATGACGAAGCCTCCGCCACCGCCTCCGCCGCCGCCGCGCGAGGCGCCAGGCGAGACGATGATCAGGTTGGAGCCCAGGCCGGCGATGGTCGAGGTCACCCGCTGCTGCGCGCCCAGGCCGATGGAGGTCATCATCACCACGGCGGCCACCCCGATCACCACGCCCAGCGAGGTGAGGGCCGAACGCATGGGGTGGGCGACGATGGCGCCGATGGCGAAGCGCAGTATCTCGATGGAGCGCATGGTCAGGCTCCCCGCTCGTCGGAGACCACCAGGCCGTCGCGGAACGAGATGCGCCGATCGGTGGAGGCCGCCACATCGTGGTCGTGCGTGACCAGGATCAGGGTCAGACCTTCGCTGTTGAGCTGCTTGAACAGGGCCAGCACATCCTGACCGGTCTGGGTGTCAAGCGCCCCGGTGGGCTCGTCGGCGAGCAGCAGGTCGGGGGAGTTGGCCAGGGATCGGGCGATGGCCACCCGCTGCTGCTGACCGCCGGAGAGCTGGGTCGGTTTGTGGCCCATGCGCGGACCCAGGCCGACGCGTTCCAGCATCTCGGCGGCGCGCTCGCGGCGCTCGCGAGGGGCCAGGCCCGCATAGATCATGGGCAGTTCGACATTCTGCAGAGCGGTCAGCCGCGGCAGGAGCTGGAAGGACTGGAACACGAAACCGATCCGCCGGCGGCGGAACTCGGCCAGTTCGTCGTCGCTGAACGCCCCCACGTCCTCGCCTTCGAAGCGGTAGACGCCGGAGGAAGGACGATCGAGGCCGCCCAGGATGTTCATCAGGGACGACTTGCCCGACCCCGACGGCCCGATGATCGCCACGTTCTCTCCGCGGCCGATGGAGAGGGTGACGCCCGCCAGGGCCGCAACCTGTTCCTCGCCCATTACATAGAGCTTCCGGAGATCGGAGATCTCGATCACGGCGTCACATCCGCACCCGGCCGCCGCCACCGCCGCCCGAGGGGCCGGCCATGGGCGAGGTCGCCTTGATCTTGGCCTTCGGTCCGCCGCCGGTGATCACCTGATCGCCGGCCTTGAGCGCGCCGCGGATCTCGGTGAACGAGCCGTCGGTGGCGCCCACCCGCACCGGAATCGGAACCGGCTTGTCGTCGCGCAGCACATAGACCACCCCGCCCGTGAAGCCCGATCGGTCGCCGCGGCCGCCCTGGCCGATGGTGGCGCGCAGGGCGACGAGCTTGGTTTTCTGGCCTGGCATCAGCGAGGGTTCCAGCTTGGCGAGGGCCTCGGTCATGTTCTTGCGCATGGCCTCGCGCGCGGCGGCGCGGTCGCCGCCGGCCGAGGCGAACGCCGCCGCCGACTTCTGGCGCAGCTCGGTCTGGATGGCTTCCCATTTCTTCTGCTGCTCGGCGTCGAGGTCGAGCTGGGCGATGATCCGCTGAGCGCCCATCCCGCCGCCCTGGCGCCGGCCGCCGGCGCCTTGCTGGCGCTGACCCCCTCCAGGGGCGCCCACGCCGGGCGGCCCGAAGGCCGGCGCGCGCACGGTCTGGCCGTTCTCGCTGGCCGGGGTCCAGCGCAGGGCCGCGACCGGGACCTTCATGACATTGGGCTTCTGCTGGATGACGATGTCGGCGTTGGCGGTCATGCCGGGCAGCAGGTTGCCGCGTGGATTGTCGGCCTCGGCCATGACGACGTAGGCCACCACGTTCTGCTCGGTGACCGGCTGCTTGCGGACCTGGGTGACGATCCCGGTGAAGTTCTCGTCCGGGAAGGCGTCGACGGTGAACTTCACCGACTGGCCCTCCTGCACCTGGCCGATGTCGGCCTCGTCCACGGAGATCTTCACCTCCACCTTCGACAGGTCCTGGGCGATGCGGAACAGGATCGGGGCCTGCAGGCTGGCGGCGACGGTCTGGCCGGGCTCGATCTGGCGGTCGACGATCACCCCATCAATGGGCGCGACGATGGTCGTGCGGCCCAGGTCCACGCGCTGGCTGCGCAGGGCGGCCTGGCTCTGGGCGATGCGGGCGCGGGCGCTGTCCACCCCGGCCTGGGCCTGGCGGAAGGCGGCCTGGGAAACGTCCAGGGTCGAGGGCGCATAGATGCCCTGGCTCACCAGGGACCTTTTGCGATTGTAGTCGGCTTGGGCCGAGGCCAGCCCCGCCTGGGCCTGGCGCAGGGCCGCCTGGCCGGCCACCACGTCGGCCTGGCCCTGCTGGACCCGGCTCTCATAGGTCTGAGGATCGAGCACGGCCATCACCTGGCCCCGCTTCACCTCGTCGTTGAAGTCGACCATCACCCGGGTGATCTGGCCCGAGATCTGCGAGCCCACGTCGACCGTCACCAGGGCCTCCAGTGTTCCGGAGGCCGAGACCGCCCTGGTGATCGCGCCGGTCTCCACCGCCGCCGTCCGGTAGGGATCCTTCGGGGCCTTGGGCTTCATCACCTGCCAGCCGACCAGCACCGCGGCCAACAGGGCCACGACGGCCAGCGCGATCCAGGCGGCGCGAGGCAGGCGCTTGGCGGAACGGACGGGGGAGCGGCTCATGCGACGGGGGATCTCCGAATTTCGCCCAATGGCTTAGCCCGCCCTACCTGAACCGCAGGCAACCGTCGGTTCAGGGGCCGCGCAGGCTGGCGCCTCAAGAGCAAACCGGCGTTACGCGGCAATGTCGGCGTGGCAACAATCGCCTAGAGCGGCAGCTGGACCCGGGCGGTCAGTCCGCCGCCGCCGCGGTTGATCAGCGAGACGTCCCCGCCGTGACCGCGGGCCACGGAGCGCACGACGGCGAGGCCGAGACCTATCCCGCCGGTCTGGCGGCTGCGCGAGGGTTCGCGGCGGTAGAAGGGTTCGAAGACCCGTTCGCGATCCTCGTTCGGGATACCGGGACCGTCGTCCTCGATCTCGACCACGGCGCTCGCGGCGTCGAGGAAGACCCGCGCCCGGGCCCGGCCGCCATATTTCACGGCGTTGTCCAGCAGGTTGGTGAACATACGGCGCAGGGCCACCGGATCGCCGTGCAGGACCACCTTCTCACCCCGCTCGACCTCGGTGTCGGCGCCGGTCTCGGCCATCTCGTCGCAGACGCTCTCCAGCAGCGAGGAGAGCTCCAGGGGCGTACGCTCGCCGGCGCGGGTGGCGTCGCGCACGAAGGTCAGGGCCGCGGAGATCATCTCCTCCATCTGGTCGATGTCGGCGGCCATCTTGGCGCGGCTGTCCTCGGGCGCGCTCTCGATACGGAACCGCAGGCGGGTGAGCGGCGTGCGCAGGTCATGGGCGATGGCGCCGACCATGGCGGTGCGGTCCTCCACATACCGGCGCAGGCGCTCCTGCATGTCGTTGAAGGCCCGCGCGGCGATGGCCACCTCGGCCGGGCCCTTCAACGACAGCGGCGCGGCGCGCGGATCGCGCCCCAGCCGCTCGGCGGCGTCGGCGAACAGGCCGATGGGCGCCGACAGCCGGCGCGCGAACACATAGGCCACGGGCGCCATGGCCAGGCCAGAGAGCAGGAACCACAGGATGATCCGCTGCTGCCAGGGATCGAGCCCGATCGCGGGCTCGGGCCGTACGACCATCCACCTGCCGTCCGGCTGGCGGACCGCCACGTCGAAGGGCGCGATCAGGAAGTGCTCCTCGCGCTCCGCGGCGCCGCCCTCACGCGCCATGCGGTCGCGGACGATGCGGAACACCCGCCGATCGGAGACCGGGAAGCGCGATGTCGCGGCGATCACCACGCGCTCGTCCGGGACGCCGAGCGCCGCGGCCAACTGATGGCGGATGATCGGCGCCATGCGGCCTTCCATCGGCTGTTGGGGTGGGTCGTCGACCAGCTTGACGGTCAGCGGCCTGCGCTCGGTAAAGGTGGGCGGGGCGCCTCGGAACGTCGCGATGAGCTCGCTCACCCGGTAGAAGTCCGGCGCGGGCGGCGGAAGATTGAACAGCATGACCAGGCTGATGGTCTGGGCGGCCACCAGGCTGATGCCGATCAGGGCCAGGAGCTGGGCGAACAGCGAGGCCGTCGGCCGTCCCGACCAGGGAAGTCTCATCCCCGTTTCACCTTGGCGGTGAACATGTAGCCCTCGTTGCGGATCGTGCGGATCAGGTCCTGGCCGCCGCCATCGTCCAGCTTGCGCCGCAGCCGGCTGATCTGGACGTCGATGGCACGGTCGAAGGCCTCGGAATCCGGCCCGCGTGCGAATTCCAGCAGCTGGTCGCGGGTCAGGACCCGTTGGGGCCGCTCCACGAAGGTGCGGAGCAGCGAGAACTCGCCGGACGACAGGTTGACCACCACGCCCTGGGGCGATCGAAGTTCGCGGCGCACCAGGTCGAGACGCCAGCCGGCGAACTCGCAGCCGGCGGTGGCGCTGGAGGCCTGGCCGCGCTGCTCGGCGCGGCGCAGCACCGCGCGCACCCGGGCCAGTAGTTCCCGCGGATTGCAGGGCTTGGAGAGGTAGTCGTCGGCGCCCAGTTCGAGACCGACGATGCGGTCGGTGTCCTCGCCCATGGCCGACAGCATGATGATCGGCGGCCCGTCGCCCACCGCCAGGCGGCGGCAGATGGCCAGGCCGTCCTCTCCGGGCAGCATGACGTCCAGCACGATGAGGTCGACCGGGCCGCGTTCCAGGGCCTGTTCCATCTCGCGCGCG
This genomic stretch from Phenylobacterium sp. LH3H17 harbors:
- the egtB gene encoding ergothioneine biosynthesis protein EgtB is translated as MAPTDETAAAPALHRAAQAEAAARYRRVRQASLAMTAHLSAEDQLAQSMPDASPTKWHLAHTTWFFETFLLIPRLAGYRPFNPSFAYLFNSYYEALGPRQPRPERGLLTRPSLDEVKAYRAHVDDGMARVLRQDACADLLDLGLAHEEQHQELILMDILHLFAQSPLKPAYAPAPALPVGADPGPARPVDFAGGLVEIGHSGAGFAFDNEGPRHKVYLQPYRLADRLVTNSEWLAFMADGGYARPELWLSEGWAKVQAEGWTAPLYWEEAQSGWRAMTLQGLRAIAPHAPVTHISFYEADAYATWAGARLPTEAEWEHAARDLPAYGNFLGSGQFGPAATLAGTSGLRQMFGDAWEWTRSAYAPYPGFHPADGAVGEYNGKFMIGQIVLRGGSCVTPQGHARASYRNFFQPQQRWMFSGLRLAWDAVVRVEEEGSAFADDVRRGLSKRRKELPAKYFYDAEGSALFEAITDLPEYYPTRTEIALLRETAADMAAHIPDGAALVEFGSGASTKTRILLDAAPQTGVYVPIDISRSALDAAAEAIGRAYPGLEVAPLVDDFTTALDLPGEVGARPRVGFFPGSTIGNFRPQEVVAFLTAAKHLLGEGAGFLVGIDLVKEAATLVAAYDDAQGVTAAFNLNLLARINRELEGDFDLSAFAHRAVWNAEESRMEMHLVSLRDQSVRAAGARFHFRAGETIHTENSYKFTVDGFERLAEQAGWKLERRWESPAPSFAVVLLRA
- a CDS encoding response regulator; amino-acid sequence: MDTSTDQPHQAARILMVDDDPGIRDVVSDFLGKHGYAVDTAGDAREMEQALERGPVDLIVLDVMLPGEDGLAICRRLAVGDGPPIIMLSAMGEDTDRIVGLELGADDYLSKPCNPRELLARVRAVLRRAEQRGQASSATAGCEFAGWRLDLVRRELRSPQGVVVNLSSGEFSLLRTFVERPQRVLTRDQLLEFARGPDSEAFDRAIDVQISRLRRKLDDGGGQDLIRTIRNEGYMFTAKVKRG
- a CDS encoding M20/M25/M40 family metallo-hydrolase, with product MRRICLSAALSVLVAGPALAAPKDDVIRIVGSTAFKTAAATLAADHDRTVADIITLTEIPAPPFKEADRARAYRAMFEAHGLKDVEIDPEGNVLGLRKGTKAGPVLVVSAHLDTVFPEGTNVKVRREGTKLYAPGVADDSRSLAVLLAWIRALDAAKIKTRSDILFVGTVGEEGAGDLRGVRYFFGTGKYKDRTKAFFSVDGIDPAHVTHVGVGSKRYRVTFKGPGGHSYGAFGIVNPMAAMGKAIADLYAIQPPVEPKVTYSASVTGGGTSVNAIPAKVFTEFDMRSADAAELAKLEAQFKAVIEGAVTAENAARSTRVGAVSAELTPIGDRPAGNTPKDAAIVANTIAAITAFGYTPSFEASSTDANAPMAKGVPAITIGSGGTGGRAHSTDEWIDVEKGPSVRGMTVGLAAILATAGVD
- a CDS encoding sigma-70 family RNA polymerase sigma factor, producing MSGESDWRDDVVGMIPALRAFAWSLSHNGSDADDLVQDTLIKAWTNREKFEPGTNLRAWLFTILRNTYYTQVIRRRREVRDETGEYAGALRSPPTQDWSVAMHALQDALAQLPPEHREALVLVGAAGLSYEEAAEICGCALGTIKSRVNRARARLLKIMDAEDATDVMALEHTAGANRA
- a CDS encoding efflux RND transporter periplasmic adaptor subunit; its protein translation is MSRSPVRSAKRLPRAAWIALAVVALLAAVLVGWQVMKPKAPKDPYRTAAVETGAITRAVSASGTLEALVTVDVGSQISGQITRVMVDFNDEVKRGQVMAVLDPQTYESRVQQGQADVVAGQAALRQAQAGLASAQADYNRKRSLVSQGIYAPSTLDVSQAAFRQAQAGVDSARARIAQSQAALRSQRVDLGRTTIVAPIDGVIVDRQIEPGQTVAASLQAPILFRIAQDLSKVEVKISVDEADIGQVQEGQSVKFTVDAFPDENFTGIVTQVRKQPVTEQNVVAYVVMAEADNPRGNLLPGMTANADIVIQQKPNVMKVPVAALRWTPASENGQTVRAPAFGPPGVGAPGGGQRQQGAGGRRQGGGMGAQRIIAQLDLDAEQQKKWEAIQTELRQKSAAAFASAGGDRAAAREAMRKNMTEALAKLEPSLMPGQKTKLVALRATIGQGGRGDRSGFTGGVVYVLRDDKPVPIPVRVGATDGSFTEIRGALKAGDQVITGGGPKAKIKATSPMAGPSGGGGGGRVRM
- a CDS encoding cell wall metabolism sensor histidine kinase WalK — protein: MRLPWSGRPTASLFAQLLALIGISLVAAQTISLVMLFNLPPPAPDFYRVSELIATFRGAPPTFTERRPLTVKLVDDPPQQPMEGRMAPIIRHQLAAALGVPDERVVIAATSRFPVSDRRVFRIVRDRMAREGGAAEREEHFLIAPFDVAVRQPDGRWMVVRPEPAIGLDPWQQRIILWFLLSGLAMAPVAYVFARRLSAPIGLFADAAERLGRDPRAAPLSLKGPAEVAIAARAFNDMQERLRRYVEDRTAMVGAIAHDLRTPLTRLRFRIESAPEDSRAKMAADIDQMEEMISAALTFVRDATRAGERTPLELSSLLESVCDEMAETGADTEVERGEKVVLHGDPVALRRMFTNLLDNAVKYGGRARARVFLDAASAVVEIEDDGPGIPNEDRERVFEPFYRREPSRSRQTGGIGLGLAVVRSVARGHGGDVSLINRGGGGLTARVQLPL
- a CDS encoding ABC transporter permease; its protein translation is MRSIEILRFAIGAIVAHPMRSALTSLGVVIGVAAVVMMTSIGLGAQQRVTSTIAGLGSNLIIVSPGASRGGGGGGGGGFVMGAAGSGQSLKDADAEAIAKQVENVAAVAPVVRGQAQLTADGANWNSRIEGVTPDYLVARDLAIASGRMFDEREARQGRKVVVIGQTVARELWGDLDPVGRRVRVRSVPFEVIGVLESKGQSSFGQDQDDVLLGPLEAVRSRIVGRRARGDTVQTIYVKAVDADSLDRVQEDVVNVLREQHRIRAGDDDDFQTQNMASILQASQAAVATFTILLAAVAGVSLVVGGVGIMNIMLVAVTERTREIGLRMAVGAKRSQVLIQFALEAITLSLAGGLIGLLIGVLGAIAVARLGSWPVAIPPWAGPIALGFSSIVGLVFGAYPSWRAARLDPIEALRRE
- a CDS encoding general stress protein, producing MDLDPNAKPKSRRGFAAMNPERRREIARKGGASVPGEKRSFAKDRDLAASAGRKGGESSRGGGRTRGDRLES
- a CDS encoding ABC transporter ATP-binding protein, whose protein sequence is MIEISDLRKLYVMGEEQVAALAGVTLSIGRGENVAIIGPSGSGKSSLMNILGGLDRPSSGVYRFEGEDVGAFSDDELAEFRRRRIGFVFQSFQLLPRLTALQNVELPMIYAGLAPRERRERAAEMLERVGLGPRMGHKPTQLSGGQQQRVAIARSLANSPDLLLADEPTGALDTQTGQDVLALFKQLNSEGLTLILVTHDHDVAASTDRRISFRDGLVVSDERGA